In a genomic window of Neisseria flavescens:
- a CDS encoding lysophospholipid acyltransferase family protein, with protein sequence MQTLVTFVFKFLAALPLAWLHKLGNLLGSLGFRVLSKDRRRVFENIKLAGLKPTDEAVKKVFRETAKGGLELPVAFFRRPEEIENLFVSVNGWEHVQTALSAGEGLLFITPHIGSYDLAGRYISQQLPFPLTAMYKPPKIKAFDAVMQAGRVRGKGKTAPTSIQGVKQIIKALRGGEATIVLPDHVPSPEEGGDGVWVDFFGKPAYTMTLAGKLAQVKGVKALFFCGERLPDGKGFVLHIEPLRGELNGDKENDARVINENTEYWIRRFPEQYLFMYNRYKHPEGAPLPPA encoded by the coding sequence ATGCAAACGCTTGTTACCTTTGTTTTTAAATTTTTGGCCGCTCTGCCTTTGGCTTGGTTGCACAAATTAGGCAATCTGCTGGGCAGTTTGGGTTTCCGCGTGCTGTCGAAAGATCGCCGGCGCGTTTTCGAAAACATAAAACTTGCCGGATTGAAGCCGACGGACGAGGCGGTGAAAAAAGTTTTCCGTGAAACGGCAAAAGGCGGCTTGGAATTGCCGGTGGCGTTTTTCAGACGGCCTGAGGAAATTGAAAACCTGTTTGTCAGCGTCAACGGTTGGGAACATGTTCAGACGGCCTTGAGCGCGGGCGAGGGTTTGCTGTTTATCACGCCGCACATCGGCAGCTATGATTTGGCCGGCCGCTACATCAGCCAGCAATTGCCGTTTCCGCTGACGGCGATGTACAAGCCGCCGAAAATCAAGGCATTTGATGCCGTTATGCAGGCAGGGCGCGTGCGCGGCAAAGGCAAGACTGCGCCGACCAGTATTCAGGGCGTCAAACAAATCATCAAGGCACTGCGCGGCGGCGAAGCGACCATTGTGTTGCCGGACCATGTACCGTCTCCAGAGGAAGGCGGCGACGGCGTGTGGGTGGACTTTTTCGGCAAACCTGCCTATACCATGACGTTGGCGGGCAAGCTGGCGCAAGTCAAAGGCGTGAAGGCTTTGTTTTTCTGTGGCGAGCGTCTGCCCGACGGCAAAGGCTTTGTCTTGCACATCGAACCTTTGCGCGGCGAATTGAACGGCGATAAGGAGAACGACGCGCGCGTGATCAATGAAAATACCGAATATTGGATACGCCGTTTTCCGGAACAATATTTGTTTATGTACAACCGCTACAAACATCCCGAAGGCGCACCGTTGCCGCCTGCTTGA
- the recC gene encoding exodeoxyribonuclease V subunit gamma: MFYLFQSDRLESLAEMCARIHQASPLDSVLAQEEVVVQSQGMRRYLNVFFARELGVAANLKFSLPAGLAWQLMRKLVPDVPPLSPFSPEVMRWRLLDLFRSEVFQTAPEYENVRLKLESYLHSSASADYQLAGQMADIFDQYLVYRPDWIDAWQAGKLLGLGDDEDWQARLWRYLDDGSQSAPHRVALWEKLLAQLDKSVLPQRFFVFGISTIAPMYLQLLHQISKHCDVFVFALNPSSQYWGEVIDEAQILKRGDEADLSQAGHPLLASLGKQGRDFFDFLSEVETEQDIQVYEEGKDDTLLHCLQNDIQKLIMPSERLYQQEEGEVGVQSALVQVHDADGNPVCVEPDKLLNDGSVKIVAAHSPLRELQILKEELSLVLQNNPDWQPHDIAVLTPNIEPYSPFIEAVFGQAHAGSQALPYSISDVKLSRRQPLLYALAQTLDLLESRFEVDKVLPLLESRLVLQRFGLSEEDVPLLHETVAGLNVHWGLDQTMRDGKDNLFTWQQAVERLALGWMLPEGGNGMWQGVSAWHSNVNQLDVFSGFAEFVRTLADMAAQWQEPANVESWVQRCHDLLEKLFAPDTDDQYAKQQFEQALAKWQEEAQLAEFDGLLPCKTVIRHIRRFLDSESQAGFLSGGITFCSMVPMRSLPFKMVCLLGLNDGDFPRNTKAAVFDLIAKHPKKGDRARRDDDRYLFLEALISARDMLYLSYIGRDIRNDAEFAPSSLISELLDTIAAMTGKSGRELSEKWVKHHPLQAFSRRYFQKDALSDGLFSARQDYADALNQPQAEAQPFFLEALSQEEPGKTIHQGELVSFWRNPVKVWLKKNLSWGQPYLDGAWESAEPFEPQHEGRIADAYLDARRKGEDFEDTAIRLNAESLMPVGELGGLWQKQYQVSAKNVDAELIRSDKRPSEPYEESFDDLVLQGTIGNLYECGRIVFLNQKDNAPNRIARLLEHLIFCAVAPKSVANRQTHIVSLGQTETYAAIGQQTAKELLKEWLVYFRIGQNTPLPFFAKTSLAAAEEYNKKEDWDAALRKAHDVFNGNKMSKGQKEYTEVKLVFGHSEESPLDEPLFENLVVNLLVPLLNGVAGKTDTTEQE; encoded by the coding sequence ATGTTTTATCTCTTTCAATCCGACCGTTTGGAATCGCTTGCCGAAATGTGTGCGCGTATTCATCAGGCTTCGCCCTTGGATTCTGTATTGGCGCAGGAAGAAGTGGTGGTGCAGAGCCAGGGGATGCGGCGTTATCTGAATGTGTTTTTCGCGCGCGAACTCGGCGTGGCGGCGAATTTGAAGTTCAGCCTGCCTGCCGGTTTGGCGTGGCAGCTGATGCGCAAATTGGTTCCCGATGTGCCGCCGCTCAGTCCGTTTTCGCCTGAAGTCATGCGTTGGCGTTTGCTGGATTTGTTCCGCAGCGAAGTGTTTCAGACAGCACCGGAATACGAAAACGTGCGCCTGAAGCTGGAAAGTTATTTGCACAGCTCGGCATCGGCGGATTATCAGCTTGCCGGACAGATGGCGGATATTTTCGACCAATATTTGGTGTACCGCCCGGATTGGATTGATGCGTGGCAGGCTGGGAAGCTGCTGGGTTTGGGCGATGATGAGGATTGGCAGGCGCGGCTGTGGCGTTATTTAGACGATGGCAGCCAATCTGCGCCGCACCGCGTGGCCTTGTGGGAAAAGCTGTTGGCGCAGTTGGATAAATCGGTCTTGCCGCAAAGGTTTTTTGTATTCGGTATTTCGACAATAGCGCCGATGTATTTGCAACTACTGCACCAAATTTCCAAGCATTGCGATGTGTTTGTGTTTGCGCTCAACCCGAGCAGCCAATATTGGGGCGAGGTCATCGACGAGGCGCAGATTTTGAAAAGGGGCGATGAGGCGGATTTGTCGCAGGCAGGGCATCCGCTGTTGGCTTCTTTAGGCAAGCAGGGGCGCGATTTCTTTGATTTTCTGTCGGAAGTGGAAACCGAACAGGATATTCAGGTTTATGAAGAGGGAAAAGACGATACCTTGTTGCATTGCCTGCAAAACGATATCCAAAAGTTAATCATGCCGTCTGAACGCTTGTATCAACAGGAAGAAGGTGAAGTAGGCGTGCAGTCGGCTTTGGTTCAGGTTCACGATGCGGACGGCAATCCAGTGTGTGTCGAGCCGGACAAACTGTTGAATGACGGCTCCGTCAAAATCGTCGCAGCACACAGCCCTTTGCGCGAATTGCAGATTTTGAAAGAAGAGCTGTCGCTGGTGTTGCAAAATAATCCCGACTGGCAGCCGCACGATATTGCCGTGTTGACACCGAACATCGAGCCGTACAGCCCGTTTATCGAAGCCGTTTTTGGACAGGCGCATGCAGGCAGCCAGGCTTTGCCGTATTCGATTTCGGATGTGAAGCTCAGCCGCCGCCAGCCGTTACTGTATGCTTTGGCGCAAACTTTGGACTTGCTGGAAAGTCGGTTTGAAGTGGACAAGGTGCTGCCTTTGCTGGAAAGCCGGTTGGTGCTGCAACGTTTCGGTTTGAGCGAGGAAGATGTGCCGCTGCTGCATGAGACTGTTGCCGGATTGAATGTGCATTGGGGTTTGGACCAAACCATGCGCGACGGTAAAGACAACCTTTTTACTTGGCAGCAGGCGGTAGAGCGCTTGGCCTTGGGCTGGATGCTGCCCGAAGGCGGCAACGGCATGTGGCAGGGCGTGAGCGCGTGGCATAGCAACGTCAATCAGCTGGACGTGTTCAGCGGTTTTGCCGAATTTGTCCGTACTTTGGCCGATATGGCGGCGCAATGGCAAGAGCCTGCCAATGTGGAAAGTTGGGTGCAGCGTTGCCACGATTTGCTGGAGAAACTGTTTGCTCCGGATACGGACGACCAATACGCCAAGCAGCAGTTTGAGCAGGCTTTGGCGAAATGGCAGGAAGAGGCGCAGTTGGCCGAATTTGACGGATTGTTGCCGTGTAAAACCGTTATCCGCCATATCCGCCGCTTTTTGGACAGCGAAAGCCAAGCCGGATTTTTGAGCGGCGGTATCACTTTTTGCAGTATGGTGCCGATGCGCAGCCTGCCGTTTAAAATGGTTTGCCTGTTGGGTTTGAATGACGGCGATTTTCCGCGCAATACCAAAGCAGCGGTGTTTGACCTGATTGCCAAACATCCGAAAAAAGGCGACCGCGCCCGCCGCGACGACGACCGTTATCTCTTCCTCGAAGCCTTAATCAGTGCGCGAGACATGCTGTATTTGTCTTATATCGGCCGCGATATACGCAATGATGCCGAGTTTGCGCCGTCCTCGTTAATCAGTGAGCTGCTGGATACCATTGCCGCCATGACGGGGAAAAGCGGACGCGAGTTGTCAGAGAAATGGGTGAAACATCATCCTTTGCAGGCGTTCTCACGCCGTTATTTCCAAAAGGACGCGCTTTCAGACGGCCTCTTCAGTGCGCGCCAAGATTACGCCGATGCGTTAAATCAACCGCAAGCGGAAGCGCAGCCGTTTTTCCTTGAGGCCTTAAGTCAGGAAGAACCGGGCAAAACCATTCACCAGGGCGAGCTTGTCAGTTTTTGGCGTAACCCTGTCAAAGTTTGGCTGAAGAAAAATTTAAGCTGGGGTCAGCCGTATCTGGACGGCGCATGGGAGTCTGCCGAACCGTTTGAGCCGCAACATGAAGGTCGGATTGCCGATGCCTATTTGGATGCGCGGCGCAAAGGGGAAGATTTTGAAGATACGGCCATTCGGCTGAATGCCGAAAGCCTGATGCCGGTAGGCGAATTGGGCGGTTTGTGGCAGAAGCAGTATCAAGTATCTGCGAAAAACGTGGATGCCGAGCTGATACGTAGTGACAAAAGGCCGTCTGAACCTTATGAAGAATCCTTTGACGACTTGGTGTTACAAGGCACCATCGGCAATCTTTACGAATGCGGCCGCATTGTGTTTCTAAACCAAAAAGACAATGCCCCCAACCGCATTGCCCGTTTGTTGGAGCATTTGATTTTTTGTGCCGTCGCCCCTAAATCCGTTGCAAACCGACAAACCCATATTGTCAGCTTGGGGCAGACTGAAACCTATGCCGCCATCGGGCAACAAACAGCAAAAGAACTTTTGAAAGAATGGCTGGTATATTTCCGAATCGGACAAAATACCCCCTTGCCGTTTTTTGCCAAAACCAGTCTTGCCGCTGCGGAAGAGTACAACAAGAAAGAGGATTGGGATGCTGCCTTGAGAAAAGCCCATGATGTTTTTAACGGCAATAAAATGAGCAAAGGGCAGAAGGAATATACCGAAGTGAAGCTGGTGTTTGGCCATTCGGAAGAATCGCCTCTTGATGAGCCGCTATTTGAAAACCTCGTCGTCAATCTGCTTGTGCCGCTTTTGAACGGCGTGGCAGGGAAAACCGATACAACAGAACAGGAGTAA